In the genome of Polaribacter atrinae, one region contains:
- a CDS encoding LytR/AlgR family response regulator transcription factor: MIKAVIIEDEFNALNTLDKLIKYTQKDIEVVAKIDNVTDAISFLKEETPDLVFLDIELIGGNAFQILEALESISFKIIFTTAYDEFAIKAIKFDTIDYLLKPIDSVELSECIDRFRVGYKKEQVYKNALDKVSELNKKEIQKTLLIKTADAQYFLQTKDIVRCQSDGAYTIFHTVDKKIMSARNLKYYENILSEHTFVRVHQSHLINIKYIKKMNSNNTVHLTNNEVIPVATRKKSYLKQVLDNL, encoded by the coding sequence ATGATAAAAGCAGTTATAATAGAAGACGAATTTAATGCGTTAAATACATTAGATAAACTGATTAAATATACTCAAAAAGATATTGAAGTTGTCGCTAAAATAGATAATGTTACAGATGCTATTTCGTTTTTAAAAGAGGAAACTCCAGATTTAGTTTTTTTAGATATAGAGTTGATTGGCGGTAATGCATTTCAGATTTTAGAAGCTTTAGAGAGTATTTCTTTTAAGATAATTTTTACAACCGCTTATGATGAGTTTGCTATAAAGGCAATAAAGTTTGATACCATAGATTATTTATTAAAACCGATAGATTCAGTAGAGTTATCAGAATGTATAGATAGATTTAGAGTAGGCTATAAAAAAGAACAAGTTTATAAGAATGCTTTAGACAAGGTTTCTGAACTTAATAAAAAGGAGATTCAGAAAACCTTATTAATTAAAACGGCGGATGCTCAATATTTTTTGCAAACAAAAGACATTGTGCGTTGCCAGTCAGACGGAGCTTATACTATTTTTCATACAGTTGATAAAAAAATAATGAGTGCTCGTAATTTAAAATACTACGAGAATATTTTAAGTGAACACACTTTTGTACGCGTGCATCAATCTCATTTAATAAATATAAAATACATAAAAAAGATGAACTCAAACAATACGGTTCACTTAACAAACAATGAAGTTATACCAGTTGCTACACGTAAAAAATCGTACTTAAAACAGGTGTTAGATAACTTATAA
- a CDS encoding tetratricopeptide repeat-containing sensor histidine kinase — MSLLLLFLACSKQDIIRPNIKNKFARLDSIAQTQPQEFFLELDSLVQNNKDLTTLEHAMLLFKKGEILYLNFKYQEAINTHLKSYKLFVELKDKYNEGRCLITLSGAYLNVGDIETSQIYALKALHLAQLIGDKRIEGKAYNQLFNLHFKLKDYNKALFYITATDSLFSKSVDTASIISLKNNKASVYLQLKEYNKALNSYSEAMHLSQSKREPKILASILNNIGYTYIDAGKYENAEKFLRGAATLNKNIKAINAAPYKGLGNLFLLKSKNDSAEVNYKKALSIYVANKNVKDEIEIRDKLIAIAIMSGDYVKALDNQIVRDSLQLNVNRLEQNRLLNFANVNYEVKQKETEINHQKEINSRNQWLLISTMLLFVLLAIATVFYVYNTKLLAANKASKLEQSLLRVQMNPHFIFNTLAAIQNITLEGNPIKSSNYIAKFSKLIRQNFDYVRKESISLDKEISMISNYIETQQLRFNNVFTYTIEVDDAIDVTKIQVPPMLLQPFLENAIEYGLKEKPEGGKLLLTIEKEAQELLFVILDNGVGRSAKAKQEELTEDLHATSIFKERLKMRKKGEEKSFILQDLFDENNKPSGTKVFFKLKL; from the coding sequence ATGTCTTTATTACTATTGTTTTTAGCTTGTTCTAAACAAGATATTATTCGCCCGAATATAAAAAACAAATTTGCTAGGTTAGATAGTATTGCGCAAACACAACCACAAGAATTTTTTTTAGAATTAGATAGTTTAGTTCAAAATAATAAAGATTTAACAACCTTAGAACATGCCATGTTGCTGTTTAAAAAAGGAGAAATTTTATACCTGAATTTTAAATATCAAGAAGCAATTAATACACATTTAAAGTCCTATAAACTCTTTGTAGAATTAAAAGATAAGTACAACGAAGGACGATGTTTAATTACATTAAGCGGAGCTTATCTAAACGTGGGAGATATAGAAACATCGCAAATTTATGCGCTTAAAGCATTGCATTTAGCACAATTAATAGGTGATAAACGTATAGAAGGGAAAGCTTATAATCAACTATTTAATCTTCATTTTAAGTTAAAAGATTACAATAAAGCGTTGTTTTATATAACAGCAACCGATAGTTTGTTTTCTAAAAGTGTAGATACAGCTTCTATCATTTCATTAAAAAATAACAAAGCGAGTGTTTATTTGCAGTTAAAAGAATATAACAAAGCTTTAAACAGTTATTCTGAAGCAATGCATTTAAGTCAATCTAAAAGAGAACCTAAAATTTTAGCAAGTATTTTAAATAATATTGGATACACTTATATCGATGCAGGAAAATACGAAAATGCAGAAAAATTTCTAAGAGGTGCTGCAACTTTAAATAAGAATATAAAAGCAATTAATGCTGCGCCTTATAAAGGTTTGGGTAATTTATTTTTATTGAAATCTAAAAATGACTCGGCAGAAGTAAATTATAAAAAAGCATTAAGTATTTATGTTGCTAATAAAAATGTAAAAGATGAAATAGAAATTAGAGATAAGTTAATAGCTATTGCTATTATGTCTGGAGATTACGTAAAAGCCTTAGATAATCAAATAGTAAGAGATAGTTTGCAATTAAACGTGAATCGATTAGAACAAAATAGGCTTTTAAATTTTGCAAACGTTAATTATGAAGTTAAACAAAAGGAAACAGAAATTAATCATCAAAAAGAAATTAATAGTAGAAACCAATGGCTTTTAATTAGTACTATGTTATTATTTGTTTTGTTAGCTATAGCCACTGTTTTTTATGTGTATAATACAAAATTACTCGCAGCAAATAAAGCATCAAAGTTAGAGCAAAGTTTATTGCGCGTGCAGATGAATCCTCATTTTATATTCAATACATTGGCTGCAATTCAGAATATTACTTTAGAAGGAAACCCTATAAAATCATCTAATTATATTGCTAAGTTTTCTAAATTAATTAGACAAAATTTTGATTATGTTAGAAAAGAATCTATTTCGCTAGACAAAGAAATTAGTATGATTTCTAACTATATAGAAACCCAACAATTACGCTTTAATAATGTTTTTACGTATACTATTGAGGTAGACGATGCTATTGATGTTACTAAAATACAGGTGCCACCAATGTTATTGCAACCTTTTTTAGAGAATGCAATAGAATATGGTTTAAAAGAGAAACCAGAAGGAGGAAAGCTTCTGTTGACAATAGAAAAAGAAGCGCAAGAATTGTTGTTTGTTATTTTAGATAATGGAGTAGGAAGATCTGCAAAAGCCAAGCAAGAAGAATTAACAGAAGATTTACATGCAACATCTATTTTTAAAGAGCGTTTAAAAATGAGAAAAAAGGGAGAAGAAAAATCATTTATTCTTCAAGATTTATTTGATGAAAACAACAAACCATCAGGAACAAAAGTGTTTTTTAAATTGAAACTTTAA
- a CDS encoding M15 family metallopeptidase encodes MGIYKILIKLTVVLFFFGCFNGCKPKPKKIAIQTVEVSKKKDSIVQFPKYLNSNYVLGKFDYTKNSDFTLVPEENSSKEIYLRKEVLEAFLQMNAAALKEGISFTVISGTRNFDHQKRIWNYKWNDKYKNFPPLERAKKILEFSSMPSTSRHHWGTDIDINSLTNSYFEKGKGLKEYNWLLKNAHTFGFYQPYTSKKNGKTGYSEEKWHWTFLPLSSLYLKYYNATVGLEKINGFEGFSYAKELNVIEEYVNGINPKTLQNQ; translated from the coding sequence TTGGGCATTTATAAAATACTTATAAAACTAACTGTTGTTCTTTTTTTCTTCGGATGTTTTAATGGCTGTAAACCAAAACCCAAGAAAATAGCCATACAAACTGTTGAAGTTTCTAAGAAAAAAGATTCTATCGTTCAATTTCCAAAGTACCTAAACTCGAATTATGTTTTAGGAAAATTTGATTATACAAAAAACTCAGATTTTACATTAGTACCAGAAGAAAACTCATCAAAAGAAATATACCTAAGAAAAGAAGTTTTAGAGGCCTTTTTACAAATGAATGCTGCTGCTTTAAAAGAGGGCATTTCATTTACAGTAATATCTGGAACTAGAAATTTTGACCACCAAAAACGTATTTGGAATTACAAATGGAATGATAAATATAAAAATTTTCCGCCTCTAGAAAGAGCAAAAAAGATTTTAGAATTTAGTTCTATGCCTTCCACTTCACGTCATCATTGGGGAACAGATATTGACATCAACAGTCTTACGAATTCTTATTTCGAAAAAGGAAAAGGCCTAAAAGAATATAATTGGTTGTTAAAAAACGCGCATACATTTGGTTTTTATCAACCATATACTTCTAAAAAAAATGGAAAAACAGGTTATAGTGAAGAAAAATGGCATTGGACTTTTTTACCATTATCATCTCTCTATTTAAAATATTATAACGCAACAGTTGGTTTAGAAAAAATAAACGGATTTGAAGGTTTTTCTTATGCAAAGGAACTCAACGTTATTGAAGAATATGTAAATGGAATTAACCCTAAAACCCTACAAAATCAATAA
- a CDS encoding methylmalonyl-CoA mutase family protein, whose product MKQTTPYKPKHKVRIVTAAALFDGHDASINIMRRIIQSTGVEVIHLGHDRSVEEVVNCAIQEDVNAIAITSYQGGHNEYFKFMLDLLKEKGAGHIKIFGGGGGVILPKEIKELMDYGITKIYSPDDGRELGLQGMINDLVQKAENPSLTDTKEKEPHTLKVCNEDGSWLLELEHEKVLENLKNKDVNTIARLISLAENNHTDFTKIFSPLDKLKGTAPVLGITGTGGAGKSSLVDELVRRFLIDFPEKKIGLISVDPSKRKTGGALLGDRIRMNAINNSRVYMRSLATRQSNLALSKNVNEAIDVLKAAEFDLIILETSGIGQSDTEIIEHSDTSLYVMTPEFGAATQLEKIDMLDYADLVAINKFDKRGALDAVRDVKKQYMRNNNLWHIHQDDLPVYGTIASQFNDPGMNTLYKSIMDKLVEKTGVDLKSKMEITKEMSEKIFVIPPARVRYLSEIAESNRAYDKKVDDQVVVAQKLYGIYQTILSIIENDTSLRGTKQSLIIKSGLNSDEILSLDCARDDKEFLKLLLAQFDKVKLNLNPYNWEVILNWQEKVQKYKDPIYTFKVRDKEIKIATHSESLSHSQIPKVALPKYKAWGDLLRWNLQENVPGEFPYTAGLYPFKRTGEDPTRMFAGEGGPERTNRRFHYVSLGMDAKRLSTAFDSVTLYGNDPGRRPDIYGKIGNAGVSICCLDDAKKLYSGFDLSHAMTSVSMTINGPAPMLLGFFMNAAIDQNCEKYIIQNKLEKQVEAKFKEIYDNKGLERPVYQGDLPEGNNGLGLLLLGLTGDLILPSDVYQQIKKDTLAQVRGTVQADILKEDQAQNTCIFSTEFALRLMGDVQEYFIEKQVRNFYSVSISGYHIAEAGANPITQLALTLSNGFTYVEYYLSRGMDINKFGPNLSFFFSNGIDPEYSVIGRVARKIWAKAMKNKYGANPRAQMLKYHIQTSGRSLHAQEIDFNDIRTTLQALYAINDNCNSLHTNAYDEAITTPTEESVRRAMAIQLIINKELGLTKNENPIQGAFIIEELTDLVEAAVLEEFDRITERGGVLGAMETMYQRSKIQEESLYYETLKHNGEFPIIGVNTFLSSKGSPTVQPAEIIRATEEEKQYQIQTKELLNKANPKKVKEQIAILQEAAIKNENLFDKLMEATKVCSLGQITEALFKVGGQYRRNM is encoded by the coding sequence ATGAAACAAACTACACCTTATAAACCAAAACACAAAGTACGTATTGTTACAGCTGCTGCACTTTTTGATGGGCATGATGCTTCTATAAATATAATGCGTAGAATTATTCAATCTACAGGCGTTGAAGTTATTCATTTAGGTCATGATAGATCTGTGGAAGAGGTAGTAAATTGTGCCATACAAGAAGATGTAAATGCCATTGCAATAACTTCTTATCAAGGAGGACATAATGAGTATTTTAAATTCATGTTAGATTTATTGAAAGAAAAAGGAGCTGGACATATCAAAATTTTTGGTGGTGGTGGCGGTGTAATCCTTCCTAAAGAGATAAAGGAATTAATGGATTATGGAATTACAAAAATTTATTCTCCAGATGATGGTAGGGAACTTGGTTTACAAGGAATGATAAATGATTTAGTTCAAAAAGCAGAAAATCCATCCTTAACAGATACTAAAGAAAAGGAACCCCATACTCTTAAAGTTTGCAATGAAGATGGTTCTTGGTTATTGGAATTAGAACATGAAAAAGTTTTAGAAAATTTAAAGAATAAAGATGTTAATACAATTGCTAGGTTAATTTCGTTAGCAGAAAATAATCATACAGATTTTACAAAGATTTTTTCTCCTTTAGATAAATTAAAAGGAACCGCTCCTGTTTTAGGAATTACAGGAACTGGTGGTGCAGGAAAATCTTCTTTAGTAGATGAATTGGTACGTCGTTTTTTAATTGATTTCCCCGAAAAAAAAATCGGATTAATTTCCGTAGACCCATCAAAAAGAAAAACAGGTGGTGCACTTTTAGGAGACAGGATTAGAATGAATGCTATAAATAATTCTCGTGTATATATGCGATCATTAGCTACAAGGCAATCTAATTTGGCTTTGTCTAAAAATGTAAACGAAGCTATTGATGTTTTAAAAGCAGCTGAGTTTGATTTAATCATTTTAGAAACTTCTGGAATCGGACAATCAGACACCGAAATTATAGAACATTCTGATACTTCTTTATACGTGATGACACCAGAATTTGGTGCTGCAACACAGTTGGAAAAGATTGATATGCTAGATTATGCAGATTTGGTTGCCATTAATAAGTTTGATAAACGTGGTGCTTTAGATGCTGTTAGAGATGTAAAAAAACAATACATGCGCAACAATAATTTGTGGCATATTCATCAAGATGATTTACCTGTTTATGGTACGATTGCTTCTCAATTTAACGATCCAGGAATGAATACTTTGTACAAAAGTATTATGGACAAGTTGGTAGAGAAAACCGGAGTAGATTTAAAATCTAAAATGGAAATCACCAAAGAAATGTCTGAAAAAATCTTTGTAATTCCGCCTGCAAGAGTTCGTTATTTATCTGAAATTGCAGAAAGCAATAGAGCGTATGATAAAAAAGTAGATGACCAAGTTGTGGTTGCTCAAAAATTATATGGAATTTATCAAACGATTCTTTCTATTATAGAAAACGACACGTCATTGCGAGGTACGAAGCAGTCTCTAATTATTAAATCTGGATTAAATTCTGATGAAATTCTGTCTCTCGACTGCGCTCGAGATGACAAAGAGTTTTTAAAATTATTATTGGCTCAATTTGACAAAGTAAAATTAAATCTAAACCCTTATAACTGGGAAGTGATTTTAAATTGGCAAGAAAAGGTTCAGAAATATAAAGACCCAATCTACACGTTTAAAGTGCGTGATAAAGAAATAAAGATAGCAACACACAGTGAATCGTTATCTCATTCACAGATTCCTAAAGTTGCTTTACCAAAATATAAAGCTTGGGGAGATTTATTACGTTGGAATTTACAAGAAAATGTTCCGGGAGAATTTCCTTATACAGCAGGATTGTATCCTTTTAAAAGAACCGGAGAAGACCCAACAAGAATGTTTGCTGGTGAAGGAGGACCAGAAAGAACCAATAGAAGGTTTCATTATGTGAGTTTAGGAATGGACGCAAAACGTCTTTCTACAGCGTTTGATTCTGTTACTTTATATGGAAATGACCCTGGAAGAAGACCTGATATTTACGGAAAAATAGGAAACGCAGGAGTTTCAATTTGTTGTTTAGATGATGCCAAGAAATTATATTCAGGTTTCGATTTAAGTCACGCAATGACCTCTGTTTCTATGACCATAAATGGACCAGCACCTATGTTGTTAGGCTTTTTTATGAATGCAGCTATTGATCAGAATTGTGAGAAATATATCATCCAAAACAAATTAGAAAAACAAGTTGAAGCAAAGTTTAAAGAAATCTATGACAACAAAGGGTTAGAAAGACCTGTTTATCAAGGAGATTTACCCGAAGGAAATAATGGTTTAGGACTACTATTATTGGGATTAACGGGAGATTTAATTTTACCTTCGGATGTTTATCAACAAATAAAAAAAGACACTTTAGCGCAAGTTAGAGGAACCGTACAAGCAGATATTTTAAAAGAAGATCAGGCACAAAATACCTGTATCTTTTCTACGGAATTTGCGCTGCGTTTAATGGGTGATGTACAAGAGTATTTTATCGAAAAACAAGTTAGAAACTTTTATTCTGTTTCTATTTCTGGCTATCATATTGCAGAAGCAGGCGCAAACCCAATAACACAATTGGCGTTAACGTTGTCTAACGGATTTACCTATGTAGAATATTATTTAAGTCGTGGAATGGATATTAATAAATTCGGACCAAACTTATCTTTCTTTTTCTCTAACGGAATTGATCCAGAATATTCTGTAATTGGTAGAGTTGCTCGTAAAATTTGGGCAAAAGCCATGAAAAATAAATACGGTGCAAACCCAAGAGCACAAATGTTAAAATATCATATTCAGACTTCTGGACGCTCTTTACACGCACAAGAAATCGATTTTAATGATATAAGAACTACACTGCAAGCTTTGTACGCAATTAACGATAACTGTAATTCTTTACACACCAATGCCTATGACGAGGCCATTACAACGCCAACGGAAGAATCTGTAAGAAGAGCGATGGCAATACAGTTAATCATCAATAAAGAATTAGGTTTAACTAAGAATGAAAACCCAATTCAAGGTGCCTTTATTATTGAAGAATTAACCGATTTGGTGGAAGCTGCCGTTTTAGAAGAATTTGATAGAATTACAGAACGTGGAGGCGTTTTAGGAGCCATGGAAACCATGTATCAACGTTCTAAAATACAAGAAGAAAGTTTGTATTATGAAACGTTAAAACACAATGGAGAATTCCCAATTATTGGGGTAAATACTTTTTTAAGTTCTAAAGGTTCACCAACTGTACAACCTGCAGAAATTATCCGTGCAACGGAAGAAGAAAAACAATATCAAATTCAGACAAAAGAATTGCTAAACAAAGCGAATCCGAAGAAAGTAAAAGAACAAATTGCAATTTTACAGGAAGCGGCAATTAAAAATGAGAACCTATTTGATAAATTAATGGAAGCCACTAAGGTGTGTTCTCTAGGACAAATTACTGAAGCATTATTCAAAGTTGGTGGACAATATCGTAGAAATATGTAA
- a CDS encoding DUF3703 domain-containing protein: MRNQKFKSEFYKQLNIAKAATNKKQYKTAFYHLENAHILGQNNLYRHTLSHYYMLIFGFKTKNSEEIIGQALRILAAILFTLIWVPRGNTGGTNISPVKIIPIRKELKKYFLN, encoded by the coding sequence ATGCGGAATCAAAAATTTAAATCAGAATTCTATAAACAATTAAACATCGCAAAAGCTGCAACTAATAAAAAACAATATAAAACAGCATTTTATCATTTAGAGAATGCACATATTTTAGGTCAAAATAATTTGTACAGACATACTTTAAGCCATTATTACATGCTTATATTTGGTTTTAAAACAAAAAATAGTGAAGAAATTATTGGGCAAGCCTTAAGAATATTAGCTGCTATACTATTTACATTAATTTGGGTTCCAAGAGGTAATACTGGCGGTACCAACATTTCTCCAGTTAAAATAATTCCTATTAGAAAAGAATTAA
- a CDS encoding TonB-dependent receptor plug domain-containing protein has protein sequence MVTKRHFIILLTSLFFSLGMNSQNKNITIRVKDVNNKPVSGAIILLDDVKQNVWTNSSGVFKTKLKSAPKEISAFHPKIGIKKIAYNGKENIIIKIEKGNDLHVSQNTKTQKKSDSGQFNSIYDYLRGQIAGVHVSDEDITIRGYNSINGDMTPLFILNETTVSKEIFGNIRPLDIKSVTVLKGPETTRYGVRGANGVIIVTTK, from the coding sequence ATGGTAACAAAAAGACATTTTATTATTCTATTAACTTCCTTATTCTTTAGCCTTGGGATGAATTCTCAGAACAAAAACATTACAATTAGAGTTAAAGATGTTAATAACAAACCTGTTTCTGGGGCTATTATCCTTTTAGATGATGTAAAACAAAATGTATGGACAAACTCTAGTGGGGTTTTTAAGACAAAACTAAAATCTGCACCAAAAGAAATTAGTGCTTTTCATCCAAAAATTGGTATTAAAAAAATAGCATACAACGGAAAAGAAAACATCATTATAAAAATTGAAAAAGGAAATGACCTACACGTATCTCAAAATACTAAGACACAAAAAAAATCAGACTCAGGTCAATTTAATTCTATTTATGATTATTTAAGAGGACAAATAGCTGGAGTTCATGTATCTGACGAGGATATAACAATTAGAGGATACAATTCTATAAATGGAGATATGACTCCTTTATTTATATTAAATGAAACAACTGTATCAAAAGAAATTTTTGGTAATATTAGGCCTTTAGATATTAAATCTGTAACGGTTTTAAAAGGACCAGAAACAACTAGATATGGTGTAAGAGGTGCTAACGGTGTTATAATTGTTACAACTAAATAA
- a CDS encoding M48 family metallopeptidase — protein sequence MSYISETLSELEKEHQAALNTAQEKMLTDLNDAQASGNFDKIQEASIVFQNITTELAEEYTKRIEEINALNHKEILETVPGIYTNNRADIDLNLLVYDGDRDYVIAFQKDELIQKTLEKVNKNSGKFKSRKHLLKSSLRLTKTLAPMLHEIGEHCKNTLKLKADIEFFVYQGDTFNASCYPPDENKLYIILSSGILERFSKEELTFVVGHEIGHVLFEHFDYPVRQILDTGENDLAPIHAMKLYAWNRNAEISADRAGLLCCQDFEAVGRTFFKLSSGVTTDSLDFQLNAYIEQFVDLEEVLNDSNLDPSDWYSSHPFSPLRIKALELFNKSETYAAFNTSISGEITEEAMEVEIKRIMSLMEPENLEEEGEHSEKIQRLMFLGGYLISNADGVVDDSEIQALSSIVAPKIFANCMMTIKGLTEDEMISEVQQLTKDLDVVLSVMQKLNILRDLSIISYADGEIDDSEVNVLYNLARLLYINTDFIDRVIGDAQGV from the coding sequence ATGTCATATATATCAGAAACACTTTCAGAATTAGAAAAAGAACATCAAGCAGCTTTAAATACAGCGCAAGAAAAGATGTTAACCGATTTAAATGATGCGCAAGCATCAGGTAATTTCGATAAAATACAAGAAGCTAGTATTGTTTTTCAAAACATTACAACAGAATTAGCAGAAGAATACACCAAACGTATCGAAGAAATAAATGCTTTAAATCATAAAGAAATATTAGAAACAGTACCCGGAATTTATACGAATAATAGAGCCGACATCGATTTAAATTTATTGGTTTATGATGGTGATAGAGATTATGTGATCGCTTTTCAGAAAGACGAACTGATACAAAAGACATTAGAAAAGGTAAATAAAAATAGTGGTAAATTTAAATCTAGAAAACATTTATTAAAATCTAGTTTAAGGCTTACAAAAACCTTAGCTCCTATGCTTCATGAAATAGGAGAGCATTGTAAAAACACTTTAAAGCTAAAAGCTGATATTGAATTTTTTGTATACCAAGGAGATACTTTTAATGCTTCTTGTTATCCGCCAGATGAAAATAAGTTATACATTATTTTATCATCAGGAATCTTAGAGCGTTTTTCTAAAGAAGAGTTAACTTTTGTTGTTGGTCATGAAATAGGACATGTACTTTTTGAGCATTTTGATTATCCGGTAAGACAAATATTAGATACAGGAGAAAATGATTTAGCTCCAATTCATGCTATGAAATTATATGCTTGGAATAGAAATGCAGAAATTAGTGCAGATAGAGCAGGTTTATTATGTTGTCAAGACTTTGAAGCCGTTGGGCGCACTTTCTTTAAATTATCATCTGGTGTAACAACAGATTCTTTAGACTTTCAATTAAATGCTTATATAGAACAATTTGTAGATTTAGAAGAGGTTTTAAATGATTCTAATTTAGATCCTTCAGATTGGTATAGTAGCCATCCTTTTAGTCCTTTAAGAATTAAAGCTTTAGAGCTTTTTAATAAAAGTGAAACGTATGCAGCCTTTAACACGTCTATTTCTGGAGAAATTACAGAAGAAGCTATGGAGGTTGAAATTAAGCGCATTATGTCTCTAATGGAACCTGAAAATTTAGAGGAAGAAGGAGAACATTCCGAGAAAATACAACGTTTAATGTTTTTAGGAGGATATTTAATATCTAATGCCGATGGTGTTGTAGATGATTCAGAAATACAAGCATTAAGTAGTATTGTGGCTCCTAAAATTTTTGCCAATTGTATGATGACCATTAAAGGTCTTACAGAAGATGAAATGATTAGCGAAGTACAACAATTGACCAAAGATTTAGATGTTGTGCTGTCTGTGATGCAAAAGCTAAATATATTAAGAGATTTATCTATTATATCTTATGCTGATGGAGAAATAGATGATAGCGAAGTAAATGTTTTGTACAATCTAGCAAGGCTTTTGTATATCAATACAGATTTTATAGATCGTGTTATTGGTGATGCACAAGGAGTCTAA
- a CDS encoding DUF6882 domain-containing protein gives MGLKEKRIIQAFQKELFPALETEINKAAGFAVPLEISWNTLMEDRFSHLYNDTFPKIYFLPLIEAFKAICVDDMGVELLQAGLKNVVIINENEEHNLDRAITFEEGVLKINHSPVVNADAVDRKTARIISLLEEKLEEFAEGTPEAATTQTESTQEKSEETNKVTIQELYNQSVVLSLEKQEIFGEMVEGLGWSCDMLEGKLTYGDDKVFDIQVLGTYSENEKSWLWSWANTQSGIPEKFLQTALTIKAIGEAYQIEDIITPKKEFSSDPGAYFATFASVLAEDSCFVPLVFKGLTVYVTVSSTEADSKARTVPALICSHFTNAAANYQFPHKYSLYFYLKGKGYEVELPGNNIVAKKGDDQILGIFDLKGRLMKISNSKLTVQA, from the coding sequence ATGGGACTTAAAGAAAAAAGAATTATCCAAGCATTTCAAAAAGAATTATTTCCAGCATTAGAAACAGAAATTAATAAAGCAGCAGGTTTTGCAGTTCCTTTAGAGATTTCTTGGAATACTTTAATGGAAGATCGTTTTTCTCATTTATATAATGATACGTTTCCTAAAATATATTTTTTACCATTAATAGAAGCTTTTAAAGCTATTTGTGTAGATGATATGGGCGTAGAGCTTTTACAAGCAGGTTTAAAAAACGTGGTGATTATTAATGAAAACGAAGAACATAATTTAGATCGTGCAATTACTTTTGAAGAAGGTGTTCTAAAAATTAATCACAGTCCTGTTGTAAATGCCGATGCTGTAGATCGTAAAACAGCTCGCATCATTTCTTTATTAGAAGAAAAATTAGAAGAGTTTGCAGAAGGAACTCCGGAAGCAGCAACTACGCAAACAGAAAGCACACAAGAAAAATCAGAAGAAACGAATAAAGTAACTATTCAAGAATTATATAATCAATCTGTTGTACTTTCTTTAGAAAAACAAGAGATTTTTGGTGAAATGGTAGAAGGCTTAGGCTGGAGCTGTGATATGTTAGAAGGAAAATTGACCTACGGAGACGATAAGGTTTTTGATATTCAGGTTTTAGGAACTTATTCAGAAAATGAAAAAAGTTGGTTATGGTCTTGGGCGAATACACAAAGTGGCATTCCAGAAAAGTTTTTACAAACAGCTTTAACAATAAAAGCAATAGGAGAAGCGTATCAAATTGAAGATATCATAACACCTAAAAAAGAATTCAGTTCAGACCCGGGAGCTTATTTTGCAACATTTGCATCTGTATTGGCAGAAGACAGTTGTTTTGTTCCTTTAGTTTTTAAAGGCTTAACGGTTTATGTTACGGTATCATCTACAGAAGCAGATAGTAAAGCAAGAACAGTACCTGCATTAATTTGTTCTCACTTTACAAATGCTGCAGCAAACTATCAATTTCCTCATAAATACAGTTTGTATTTTTATTTAAAAGGAAAAGGATATGAAGTAGAATTACCAGGAAACAACATTGTTGCTAAAAAAGGAGATGATCAAATTTTAGGAATTTTCGACTTAAAAGGTCGATTAATGAAAATTTCTAATTCAAAATTAACAGTTCAAGCCTAA